The Manihot esculenta cultivar AM560-2 chromosome 11, M.esculenta_v8, whole genome shotgun sequence genome includes a region encoding these proteins:
- the LOC110626962 gene encoding uncharacterized protein LOC110626962 isoform X1, whose product MQDSKNSHTRKPWYQRAIQMATQWKTISNSKSTEISHPNPTLCKAVSNPTEIPTAHATLWKTISKSTTTTTELSSSITITTTTAAAAARTNPNRGKLRKCTSLRVASSFTRVCLCAPISSYNEVFKADVPPRRSYSYPRSKPLMPVASQERIIASHGRISTEGRRVFRGKSLTDDVLMRRFVVEEEAMMQVRRRNQMEVIRKRSMMRRKRLGPSPLSRMVMAETEEERQG is encoded by the exons ATGCAAGATTCAAAGAACTCTCATACAAG GAAGCCTTGGTATCAAAGAGCAATACAAATGGCTACTCAATGGAAGACAATTTCCAATTCCAAGTCCACAGAAATTTCACACCCAAATCCCACATTATGCAAAGCTGTTTCAAACCCTACAGAGATCCCTACAGCACATGCAACTTTGTGGAAGACCATTTCCAAGTCGACAACGACGACGACAGAGTTATCATCGTCGATAACCATCACTACTACCACCGCCGCAGCCGCAGCGAGAACAAACCCTAATAGAGGGAAGCTGCGAAAATGCACTTCTCTTAGAGTTGCTTCATCTTTTACTAGAGTATGTCTTTGTGCTCCAATATCTTCATACAATGAGGTGTTTAAAGCCGATGTTCCTCCAAGAAGAAGCTATAGTTACCCTAGATCGAAACCATTGATGCCTGTTGCTTCACAAGAAAGAATAATAGCTAGCCATGGAAGAATTAGCACAGAAGGAAGAAGAGTTTTTAGAGGGAAGTCATTGACAGATGATGTTTTGATGAGGAGATTTGTTGTGGAAGAAGAAGCAATGATGCAAGTTAGGAGAAGAAATCAAATGGAAGTTATTAGAAAAAGAAGTATGATGAGAAGAAAAAGACTTGGACCAAGCCCTCTTAGTAGAATGGTAATGGCGGAGACTGAGGAGGAAAGACAAGgttaa
- the LOC110626962 gene encoding uncharacterized protein LOC110626962 isoform X2: MATQWKTISNSKSTEISHPNPTLCKAVSNPTEIPTAHATLWKTISKSTTTTTELSSSITITTTTAAAAARTNPNRGKLRKCTSLRVASSFTRVCLCAPISSYNEVFKADVPPRRSYSYPRSKPLMPVASQERIIASHGRISTEGRRVFRGKSLTDDVLMRRFVVEEEAMMQVRRRNQMEVIRKRSMMRRKRLGPSPLSRMVMAETEEERQG; this comes from the coding sequence ATGGCTACTCAATGGAAGACAATTTCCAATTCCAAGTCCACAGAAATTTCACACCCAAATCCCACATTATGCAAAGCTGTTTCAAACCCTACAGAGATCCCTACAGCACATGCAACTTTGTGGAAGACCATTTCCAAGTCGACAACGACGACGACAGAGTTATCATCGTCGATAACCATCACTACTACCACCGCCGCAGCCGCAGCGAGAACAAACCCTAATAGAGGGAAGCTGCGAAAATGCACTTCTCTTAGAGTTGCTTCATCTTTTACTAGAGTATGTCTTTGTGCTCCAATATCTTCATACAATGAGGTGTTTAAAGCCGATGTTCCTCCAAGAAGAAGCTATAGTTACCCTAGATCGAAACCATTGATGCCTGTTGCTTCACAAGAAAGAATAATAGCTAGCCATGGAAGAATTAGCACAGAAGGAAGAAGAGTTTTTAGAGGGAAGTCATTGACAGATGATGTTTTGATGAGGAGATTTGTTGTGGAAGAAGAAGCAATGATGCAAGTTAGGAGAAGAAATCAAATGGAAGTTATTAGAAAAAGAAGTATGATGAGAAGAAAAAGACTTGGACCAAGCCCTCTTAGTAGAATGGTAATGGCGGAGACTGAGGAGGAAAGACAAGgttaa
- the LOC110626534 gene encoding protein IQ-DOMAIN 14 yields MGKKGSWFSAIKKVFLPHSKDKLANEADRKSTKEKKKGRGKLRHADTNSFIPLFRKPSSIEKILDEAEREHKLIFRPPTPPEQPKTPPFVPPRVASPKVPSQRVPSPRAASPRVSSPRAASPKVRSPRAASPKHVPRHKETYYRPEPTLRNHHASATKIQAAYRGYIARRSFRALKGLVRLQGVVRGQSVKRQTMNAMKYMQLLVRVQSQIQSRRIQMLENQARRQAQYRSDKDVESTLGKWSLASEAGNGDWDDSLLVKEEIEARLQRKVDAVIKRERAMAYAYSHQLWKTTPKSAQSALADIRSNGFPWWWNWLDRQIPPTNTPESQALKNFQLTPPRPHSEMKPSPRPSSSNYKQQHFGFDTMDTPTPRSSKSVAFASTRPARTPVHRTPQANTSGLPKYSRARASTGAESPFDLPMKDDDSLTSCPPFSVPNYMVPTVSAKAKARANSNPKERFPGTPSSEKRRLSFPLTQGIGSFKWNKGSLFSNKDSTSHKQESLNLSVDSTVSMPATVGRKPFNRFV; encoded by the exons ATGGGGAAGAAAGGAAGCTGGTTTTCTGCAATCAAGAAGGTCTTTCTACCCCACTCCAAGGACAAGCTAGCCAAT GAAGCAGATAGGAAAagcacaaaagaaaagaagaaggggCGAGGAAAACTAAGGCATGCTGATACAAATTCATTCATTCCCCTGTTCAGAAAACCAAGTAGCATTGAGAAGATTTTGGATGAGGCCGAAAGGGAGCATAAACTAATTTTCAGGCCTCCCACACCTCCTGAGCAACCGAAAACGCCACCTTTTGTGCCTCCAAGAGTTGCTTCTCCAAAGGTTCCTTCGCAAAGAGTTCCCTCCCCAAGAGCTGCTTCTCCTAGAGTTTCTTCCCCTAGAGCTGCATCTCCAAAGGTTCGTTCCCCGAGAGCAGCTTCTCCGAAGCATGTTCCTCGTCATAAGGAGACATACTACAGACCAGAACCAACTCTCAGGAACCACCATGCTTCAGCTACCAAGATCCAAGCAGCCTATAGAGGCTATATT GCAAGAAGGAGCTTTAGAGCTCTGAAGGGCCTGGTGAGGCTTCAAGGAGTGGTAAGAGGACAAAGTGTGAAGCGGCAGACGATGAATGCAATGAAATACATGCAGCTCTTGGTCCGGGTCCAATCTCAGATTCAGTCACGGAGGATCCAGATGTTAGAAAACCAAGCACGGCGGCAAGCTCAATATAGGAGTGATAAAGACGTCGAGAGTACCTTGGGCAAATGGAGCCTTGCT TCTGAGGCAGGAAATGGAGATTGGGATGACAGCTTGCTAGTGAAAGAGGAAATTGAGGCAAGGTTGCAGAGAAAGGTGGATGCAGTTATCAAGAGAGAAAGAGCGATGGCATATGCATACTCCCACCAG TTATGGAAAACGACTCCAAAATCTGCTCAATCAGCTCTAGCAGACATTCGATCGAATGGATTTCCGTGGTGGTGGAACTGGTTAGATCGTCAAATACCTCCGACAAATACTCCTGAAAGCCAAGCGTTAAAGAATTTTCAACTTACACCACCAAGGCCACATTCCGAGATGAAGCCAAGCCCGCGGCCATCATCAAGCAACTACAAGCAACAGCATTTTGGGTTTGATACTATGGATACTCCCACACCGAGATCCAGTAAATCAGTTGCATTCGCGTCAACGAGACCAGCACGAACTCCAGTACACAGAACTCCACAAGCTAACACCTCAGGCTTGCCAAAATACTCAAGAGCAAGAGCAAGTACCGGAGCCGAATCCCCTTTCGACTTACCAATGAAGGACGACGATAGTCTGACTAGCTGCCCGCCCTTTTCAGTGCCGAACTACATGGTTCCTACGGTTTCAGCCAAAGCCAAAGCAAGAGCTAACAGTAATCCTAAGGAAAGGTTTCCAGGGACCCCAAGCAGTGAAAAGAGGAGGCTTTCATTCCCTCTGACACAAGGCATTGGATCATTCAAGTGGAACAAAGGATCCTTGTTCTCTAACAAGGATTCAACTTCTCATAAACAAGAATCACTTAATTTGAGTGTGGATTCAACCGTTTCTATGCCT